One genomic window of Haloferax mediterranei ATCC 33500 includes the following:
- a CDS encoding helical backbone metal receptor — MSGTPRIVSLAPSATAILDAAGLASRVVGATVHSSLDRPAVGGWLNPDFERIEALDPDTLCTADDLQTDVTAEARERGFDVVHVAPETLDDVLDSFPVVCDAAGDATAGAALADDCRTHLDRVAAAVDDYSRPTVYCEEWADPPMAAGNWVPDVVRAAGGTYPFLDAGERSREVDADDVAAADPAHVVLHPCGKGERGDPDAFEAREWGVDAAVHAVDDSLLNQPSPALMSGVDRLARLFHPDADLPEPWLSLDADLLEPWSSASDTESDGEI; from the coding sequence ATGTCCGGGACCCCTCGAATCGTCTCTCTCGCCCCGAGTGCGACAGCCATTCTCGACGCCGCTGGACTCGCGTCCCGCGTCGTCGGGGCGACCGTTCACTCCTCGCTGGACCGGCCTGCCGTCGGTGGCTGGTTGAACCCCGATTTCGAGCGAATCGAAGCACTCGACCCGGATACACTCTGCACCGCCGACGACCTCCAGACGGATGTCACAGCGGAGGCACGAGAGCGCGGTTTCGACGTAGTCCACGTCGCTCCCGAGACGCTCGACGACGTGCTCGACTCGTTTCCCGTCGTCTGCGATGCCGCTGGCGATGCAACCGCCGGTGCGGCGCTCGCCGACGATTGCCGAACGCACCTCGACCGCGTCGCTGCGGCTGTCGACGACTACTCTCGTCCGACCGTCTACTGCGAAGAGTGGGCCGACCCACCAATGGCTGCAGGAAACTGGGTTCCGGACGTTGTCCGCGCTGCTGGTGGGACCTACCCATTCCTCGATGCCGGTGAACGGTCACGAGAAGTCGACGCCGACGACGTTGCGGCCGCCGACCCGGCCCACGTGGTGCTCCACCCGTGCGGCAAAGGTGAACGCGGCGACCCCGACGCGTTCGAAGCGCGCGAGTGGGGCGTCGATGCTGCGGTTCACGCGGTCGACGACTCGCTTCTCAATCAGCCGAGTCCCGCGCTCATGTCCGGCGTGGACCGACTTGCGCGTCTGTTCCATCCGGACGCCGACCTCCCTGAACCGTGGTTGTCTCTCGATGCCGACCTCCTCGAACCGTGGTCGTCGGCTTCGGACACGGAATCCGATGGAG